The Geminocystis sp. NIES-3708 genomic sequence TAAATCTTCAATGAGTCGGCGAAATGTCTCTAATTCTTCCTCTTGCATTCCCATTGCCATAACAGAATGTTCCGTTGCTGGTACTGAAGTACCTATTATTTCTTGATCTGCATTGGCATCATAATAATCTTCTAGTAAGTCGATGGCTAATACCGTATCCGTACCACAAAAAGAAGTTAAATGACCAGCACCGCTAATTATGGCATCTTGAATACCAGATAAACCTCGAAAAGAAAAATCATGACATTGAAAAGGAATAAAATCTAAAGGTGTTCCTGTTTTTATAGCATAATCTCTCATTAACTTTTTGTATTGAAAAGCAGTGGTTGCCGAAGTTATGGGTTTCCATAAATAGCAAGACATCACCGATTCTATGTAGTTAGTTAACCAGAAAAAATCAGGATGAGTATTTACTACCGTTAAAACTGGTATGCCAATGGGTACTAAACTTCCTTCTGGTAATGCTTTAATTTTAAGGGGTAAATAACCTAAATCATGAAGAGCTTCAATATGTTGCATGGAAATTGCACCGTTTCCTAAAGATTTATCCATGCGTCTTTGATAAGCAGAAATAACTTTATTTTTATCTACTTTGAAGAAATTTTCCTGCCAACAATCCATTAAATAATCTTTGATGAAATACTGTAAACCGAAAAAGATGACTTGAATATTATCTGAATCTAAAACTTTTGCTAAACGACTACTGCGAGGAGTAAAATTAGCATAAACTTCTGTTGTACCTTCAGGATATTGACGACGGTGATCTGTTTTATAAAAATCAATGGCATTAAGGGGATTTATTTTCATGGTTTTTTCCTAATATAATATTTTTGTAACAGTACCAATAGAAGATAGATGTAATATAAAAAATGGGAGTAAGAATTGATTAAAAATCACAATCAATATCTAATCTTTCGCCATTTGAGAATAATTAGAGAATATAGTCAGAAAACTACTATCTTGTTCTTCAAGAGATAACATAGTGTGATAACAATAAATTTGACTAAAATAAGGATGTAATGGTTTTAAACCTTTAGAAAAAATACCGTGAGTAACATAAAGAGCGATTTCTTGAGCTTCTTTTTTTTGAAGTACTTTTGCTAATTCAATAAAAGTTTTACCACCGTCACAAATATCGTCCACTATCAAAACTTTTCGTCTTTTGACATCATCATGAAAAGTAGTCGTCAGAATTTTACCTGTTTTGGTATCACGGATTTTACTTCCACAAAAAACATCTGATAAACCAAGACGTTTCGCCACTGCAAAGGTTTTCTTTTCTGCACCTGCATCTGGGGCAATTAATATCCAGTTATCTCTTAAAAGTTTCTCTTTCAAATAACTTTCATTTAAAATATCTGCTTGGGTGATAATTTGACAATTATTTAATAAAGCAGGAGTTACATCAGAATGAGGATCAATAATGATGATGCGATCGCATCTTAAACTATTAATCAAGTCCGCCATAACTTTTACACTTAGAGCTTCTCCTTGATTACAAACTCGATCTTGTCTAGCGTAAGGAAAATAAGGAATAATTAACTCAAGACTGACATCGGGTAAAATACGGCGAATAGCATCTACGGTAAGCAATAAAGCCATAATATCATTACTACTGTTTAAAACACCTTTAATCATAGTTTTTGGCGTAACTATTTCAGGTAATAAAGTAACATGACATTCTCCTGCAGGAAAATTAAAGGTTTTAATTTCTGAATTATTAACTAATATGGACATTTTTTAGCTTCTATTTTTTATATAGGCTTTGAGCCAATAAATATATAATGGCATAGAGACAGTTATAATGTCAAGGGGAAAATTAGAATTTGCTGAGTGTGGCTGTAAGGTTGAGATTAAGACTAAACAAATTAACCTTGACGTTGAAAACACTTTAGTAATTCAGTTCGATCAAGAAATAGATGATGACTAACTCTGGTTGATAGGCTGACAGGGAGATTTTATTTTTTGTCAGTTAATCAAATTATTAAAAAAATGCACAAACATTAGGAATTTTTCTACTTGTTTAAGTACTTATTCTGTATCGGCAATGGAAGACAAGGGGTTTAAACTCTTTGTTACCCATTGTTACCAAAGGCTTAGGAAAAATAAAATCCACAAATAATTATACTCATCTACTTACTTGTCTTGCTTTCATTCTTTTTCTTGGGCTTGAGATTCCACCTAAAAGTAAGCACTCTGGGCATAATTTTATTATTTAACTAATAATTTGTAATTAGCAATTCATTAATATTACCCCGTTGACTTCCCTTACTATTAATCATTCTAGTAGCGGAAACTCTATGTATATTAAATTGCTGATAAAGTTCATCAAAGAAATTATCTAATGGATTTTCATTTTTAGGATCTGAATTACTTAACATTAAATATATCTTGTAATTACAATTTAATTTTTTGTAAAATTCAGCTAATCGTTGTTGTTCAAAATCATTAAATACAGAAGTAGAATAAGATGTAAAATTAGATGTTTTATTTAAAGGACGATAAGGTGGATCTAAATACATAAAAGAATTATCTTTAATAGCATTAATACTCTGAGAAAAATCAGCTAATTCAATATCACTATTTTGCAATAAAGTAGAAACATTAATAAGGTTTTCTTGATCAAGAATAGTGGGGTTTTTATACTCTCCGTGAGGCACGTTAAACTCTCCACTTTTATTAGTTCTAAATAAACCATTAAAACAAGTTTTATTCATAAAGATTAACATTGCAGAACGTTTAATCCACCCATCCGAAAAATCAGTATAATTAAAATCTTTTCTATCTTGGTTATAAATTTCTCTAATTTGATAAAAAAATTCCTTTTGTTTTTCTAAATTTAAAGACTGATATTGTTCAGATAATTCAGCTATTTTTTCTATTAATAAATCCACTGACTTCTGAATCACTTTATAAGTTATAACAATTTCAGGATTAATATCCGATAAATAACTATATTTTAATTGATAGTTTTGCACTATATCAAAAAAAACCGCTCCTCCTCCAATAAATGGTTCAATATAACAAGAACACTGGTTTTTTTTCAAAGATTCAGGATAAAAATTTCTAATCGTATTTAATAACTGGTTTTTGCCTCCAGCCCATTTTAAAAAAGGTTTAGCTTTATTAATAACTGGTGTAGTTTTTTTCATTTCTTAATCTTATTTGTATTCCAGAATTTTTAATATTTTGATTACCGATTACCTGTTTTTTAATCTAATATTAGATAATTATTTGCTTACTTTACGGATAAATCAAAGGATAATTTTCTGGCGAGATATAAACCTCATCACAATTAGCTTTATAACGATATTCTTGCAATTCAAATTGGTTATTTTTCCATTGATACTTGGCAAAACTACCACAATCTCCTAAGCCTCTGGTTTTTGTTTCTAGGACTAAAATTTGAGTTAAAGGATCAAATTCTGTTGTACCAGTTAATGTATTAATATTAATTAATTTTAAATTATCAGTACTATTTTCAAAAGTATCAAAATTAATGACTTCTATTTTTTTTAAATTTTTATCCAATAAAAGGTATTGATAATTGCTTTGATATGCACCTAAAAAACATAAAATTTCAACTAAATATTGTTCATTGTTCAAAATTAATATATTAGCTGATTCTTTCGATAAATCTTTATCCTGCTGTTGATTACAAAGATTTATATTTGGTTGCTTATAAATAATTTCAAGAATTTCTTGTTTTTTTTCGATGGAAATAGATGTTAATTCTTTTGATTCTTTAACTTGTTTTTGACAACCAAAAATCAACAATAAAATTAACAAAGAAAATGCAACTTTTAGATTTATAAAAAATAATTTTGGTAATTTTAAAAAATACAATAGATTTATTGCCAAGACTTTTTACTTATTAATAGTAGCAATACTTAACATTCCTTTCCATAAATAGGGTAATCTGCCGACAAAATTAAATTGAATATCTGTAAATCCTTCTTCTTTCAATAATTCTGTTAAAGTTTTGACTGAGAAAAATTTTATATGTCCTCCATCCCACAAAACTGTAAAATGCTGATCTAATTTTCCTGACATAGCTAAAGCTAAATTTTTCCAATATCCATGATATGGAGTTGTAACTAAAAGTTTTCCTTGAGGTTTTAAACATATTTTTGCTGCTTCAATTAACTTTCGAGGAAAAAATAAATGCTCAATCACATCTGAAGAAATGATAATATCAAAAGCATTTTCTAATGACTGTTCTTTATATTTTAATTCATATACACTACCCACAAAAAAACTACAATTCGGGTAGTTTTGACTAGCTATTTTTACTCCTGATTCTGATTCTTCAATACCTGTAACATCGAATCCTTTTTCTGCAATCTTGGAAGTGAGAGAGCCATTTCCACAACCTAAATCCAAGACTTTTAATTTTTCCCCTCTGGGTGAAATAGGAGAGGGTAACATTGACAAGATTGCTGGAAGATAATAATTATGGGAATGAGAAGAATTCTCGCTTTTCCAACCATAATCAAATTCTTGATTCATATAAATTTCATGTTAATAATTTTCTCTATGGCAATATTAGCCTATATCATATAAGATTAGATCCAAAATCAT encodes the following:
- a CDS encoding DNA adenine methylase, translating into MKKTTPVINKAKPFLKWAGGKNQLLNTIRNFYPESLKKNQCSCYIEPFIGGGAVFFDIVQNYQLKYSYLSDINPEIVITYKVIQKSVDLLIEKIAELSEQYQSLNLEKQKEFFYQIREIYNQDRKDFNYTDFSDGWIKRSAMLIFMNKTCFNGLFRTNKSGEFNVPHGEYKNPTILDQENLINVSTLLQNSDIELADFSQSINAIKDNSFMYLDPPYRPLNKTSNFTSYSTSVFNDFEQQRLAEFYKKLNCNYKIYLMLSNSDPKNENPLDNFFDELYQQFNIHRVSATRMINSKGSQRGNINELLITNY
- the prs gene encoding ribose-phosphate diphosphokinase: MSILVNNSEIKTFNFPAGECHVTLLPEIVTPKTMIKGVLNSSNDIMALLLTVDAIRRILPDVSLELIIPYFPYARQDRVCNQGEALSVKVMADLINSLRCDRIIIIDPHSDVTPALLNNCQIITQADILNESYLKEKLLRDNWILIAPDAGAEKKTFAVAKRLGLSDVFCGSKIRDTKTGKILTTTFHDDVKRRKVLIVDDICDGGKTFIELAKVLQKKEAQEIALYVTHGIFSKGLKPLHPYFSQIYCYHTMLSLEEQDSSFLTIFSNYSQMAKD
- a CDS encoding bifunctional 2-polyprenyl-6-hydroxyphenol methylase/3-demethylubiquinol 3-O-methyltransferase UbiG, which produces MNQEFDYGWKSENSSHSHNYYLPAILSMLPSPISPRGEKLKVLDLGCGNGSLTSKIAEKGFDVTGIEESESGVKIASQNYPNCSFFVGSVYELKYKEQSLENAFDIIISSDVIEHLFFPRKLIEAAKICLKPQGKLLVTTPYHGYWKNLALAMSGKLDQHFTVLWDGGHIKFFSVKTLTELLKEEGFTDIQFNFVGRLPYLWKGMLSIATINK
- a CDS encoding nicotinate phosphoribosyltransferase, which codes for MKINPLNAIDFYKTDHRRQYPEGTTEVYANFTPRSSRLAKVLDSDNIQVIFFGLQYFIKDYLMDCWQENFFKVDKNKVISAYQRRMDKSLGNGAISMQHIEALHDLGYLPLKIKALPEGSLVPIGIPVLTVVNTHPDFFWLTNYIESVMSCYLWKPITSATTAFQYKKLMRDYAIKTGTPLDFIPFQCHDFSFRGLSGIQDAIISGAGHLTSFCGTDTVLAIDLLEDYYDANADQEIIGTSVPATEHSVMAMGMQEEELETFRRLIEDLYPKGIVSIVSDTWDFWKVITEYTVMLKEKILGRDGKLVLRPDSGDPVKIICGDSSYPQDTPEYKGAVQCLWEIFGGNITPQGYKILDAHIGLIYGDSITLDRAYNILKQLESKGFASGNVVFGIGSYTYQYVTRDNFGFAMKATSGVVNDKRRDIFKNPKTDSGTKKSAKGLLRVEQENNTYVLYEQQTIEEEQQGALQTIFENGKLIKSYSLADIRQRINQE
- a CDS encoding DUF1176 domain-containing protein, giving the protein MLILLLIFGCQKQVKESKELTSISIEKKQEILEIIYKQPNINLCNQQQDKDLSKESANILILNNEQYLVEILCFLGAYQSNYQYLLLDKNLKKIEVINFDTFENSTDNLKLININTLTGTTEFDPLTQILVLETKTRGLGDCGSFAKYQWKNNQFELQEYRYKANCDEVYISPENYPLIYP